From a region of the Coffea arabica cultivar ET-39 chromosome 3e, Coffea Arabica ET-39 HiFi, whole genome shotgun sequence genome:
- the LOC113734034 gene encoding SAC3 family protein B-like isoform X7, whose translation MLEEGFLPKSQSDLFPQQMQSPHLPLLGNPYAEGAGPPFSEVQLSALSSNMWGDQSKSSGDLTSLLTQPVISSVSANATYDSRRKSPNKHVDSQVSKRSRSPNFSTSNGGPLEDSSHLQNSRRELQAKAKRLMRFKDELTQPTENDLVSKNQSFSAKRQHPVMMEKRKLNGEDAVNMIQDSYNGHLPSDYEGLDSSGIITGLCLDMCPESERAERERKGDLDQYERLDGDRNQTSILLAVKKYNRTAEREAGMIRPMPILQRTMNYLLNLLNQPYDDMFLGLYNFLWDRMRAIRMDLRMQHIFSLGAIKMLEQMIRLHVIAMHELCEYNKGEGFSEGFDAHLNIEQMNKTSVELFQLYDDHRKKGTNVATEKEFRGYYALLKLDKHPGYKVEPAELSLDLAKMTPDMRQTQDVIFARDVARACRTGNFIAFFKLARKASYLQACLMHAHFAKLRTQALAALHSGLQNNQGIPIDHVSAWLGMEEEDIEDLLEYYGFSIKEFEVPYMVKDGPFLNADSDYPVKCSQLVNKKKSSSIVEDVSYSCLAKSSSPKEARVLELNKVVEHKPIPIQSQSIEIDNTNQAIDEEMLDYASSPKDDIKVTPTPRTSVKRKPYEDQLSPANPSLWDSSVFHSPRSQQDRIGSIQKSKFDTHFRNPLSSDIQVESRASTLHLMPKTVEKANFMLAPSDFVVQNSVAKQPIIEQFGEEQVGVNKEEMTEEVSTVNYDDEVSEAKLKLILRIWKRLSLKKRKLRVQKQLAANAALMSLSLGPPIWHPEIQSRSPGDFNIDQLMSKRLEIREKSWSRLNVSEVVAAELSGKNPDSKCLCWKILLLAEHSSYGENWRKEFSDLAAVPWLVSKLLPPTYDDDYTADLPFSSPNTSIWKKWFPSESGNEEICCLTIIKNAKLENQNEELAGASAIVFLVSELIPWELQRQWLHNVLMALPSGTSLPLLILSGSCRDTLDTSSIIKELRLHDMDQSRISNFSVAYLKSQQMGQVDGFFSDELLREGLQWLASESPSQPVLRCMKTRELVLSHLTSSLEVLDGVDGREVGPNDCISAFNDALDQTLRKVAAAVHANPASWPCPEISLLEESGVEYKAILQYLPSLGWSSAARVELLMRALSDSKLPPFEDHIFWWCTSSSNGNNIENQRSQLENCLIKYLSETSHMMGLPLASKEAGIMLQKFAQLKLDSSAYFIIPNWAMIFQRVFHWRLMDLSNDAISSAYILVQDDISPLTSGLHDRAEGSTSVPYLVRPSLDEMVAIGCDSSTKEMRGFDHGASRPCSAACYSDGHEVPKMTINDNNMEDDRGNFEQIDTSIAKRYHKANDLKNGSGSALAAKATDDADKLSELLDKCNILQSMIQEKLSIYF comes from the exons ATGTTAGAGGAAG GTTTTCTTCCTAAAAGTCAGAGCGACTTGTTTCCACAGCAAATGCAATCACCTCATCTGCCTTTACTGGGAAACCCCTATGCTGAGGGTGCTGGCCCTCCATTTAGTGAAGTTCAACT GTCTGCTTTGTCTTCCAACATGTGGGGCGACCAGTCAAAGTCGTCGGGGGATTTGACCAGCCTGCTCACTCAACCAGTTATATCTTCTGTCTCTGCAAATGCTACTTATGATTCTAGAAGAAAGTCCCCAAACAAGCATGTGGACTCTCAGGTTTCCAAGCGAAGCAGGTCGCCAAATTTTTCCACCAGTAATGGTGGCCCCTTAGAGGATTCTTCGCACCTTCAAAATTCCCGGAG AGAGTTGCAAGCCAAAGCAAAGCGGTTGATGCGATTCAAGGATGAATTGACACAACCAACGGAAAATGATCTAGTTTCCAAAAATCAAAGCTTTTCTGCGAAAAGACAGCATCCAGTTATGATGGAGAAGCGGAAGTTAAATGGGGAAGATGCAGTTAATATGATACAGGATTCCTATAATGGTCATCTCCCTTCTGATTATGAAGGCCTGGATTCATCTGGAATTATAACTGGATTGTGTCTTGATATGTGCCCAG AGTCAGAGAGAGcagaaagagaaaggaaaggagATCTTGATCAGTATGAACGCTTGGATGGGGATAGAAATCAAACTAGCATATTGCTTGCTGTTAAAAAG TACAACAGGACAGCTGAGAGGGAAGCTGGAATGATACGACCTATGCCAATCTTGCAAAGGACGATGAATTATCTTTTAAATTTGCTGAATCAGCCTTATGATGATATGTTTCTTGGCTTGTACAATTTCTTATGGGATAGGATGCGGGCCATACGTATGGACCTGAGGATGCAGCATATTTTCAGCCTGGGAGCTATTAAGATGCTGGAGCAAATG ATAAGACTTCATGTAATAGCCATGCATGAGTTATGTGAATATAATAAAGGAGAGGGATTTTCTGAAGGATTTGATGCACATCTTAATATAGAACAGATGAACAAAACGTCGGTTGAATTATTCCAATTGTATGACGATCACAGGAAGAAAGGGACAAATGTAGCTACTGAAAAAGAATTCAGAGGTTATTATGCACTTCTCAAGCTTGATAAACATCCAGGATACAAA GTTGAACCTGCAGAGCTTTCTCTTGATCTAGCGAAGATGACACCAGATATGCGGCAAACTCAAGATGTAATATTTGCTCGTGATGTAGCAAG AGCCTGCAGAACAGGCAACTTCATTGCCTTCTTTAAGCTTGCACGGAAAGCTAGCTATCTTCAGGCATGTTTAATGCATGCACATTTTGCAAAG TTACGAACCCAGGCACTCGCTGCTTTACATAGTGGTCTGCAGAACAACCAAGGAATTCCAATAGATCATGTCTCTGCATGGCTTGGCATGGAG GAAGAGGACATAGAAGATCTTCTTGAGTACTATGGGTTCTCTATAAAGGAGTTTGAAGTACCATATATGGTTAAGGATGGTCCATTTCTGAATGCTGACAGTGACTATCCTGTCAAGTGTTCACAACTTGTTAATAAGAAAAAGTCTAGCTCCATTGTTGAGGATGTCTCATATTCTTGTCTAGCCAAATCATCTTCTCCTAAAGAAGCTAGAGTACTCGAGTTGAATAAGGTTGTCGAGCATAAACCGATCCCCATCCAATCTCAGTCTATTGAGATTGACAACACTAACCAGGCAATTGATGAGGAAATGCTTGATTATGCCTCATCACCTAAAGATGACATCAAAGTGACACCTACCCCTAGAACATCAGTCAAAAGGAAACCATACGAGGATCAGTTATCTCCTGCAAACCCTTCTTTGTGGGATTCCTCTGTCTTTCATTCCCCTAGATCACAGCAAGATAGAATTGGAAGTATACAGAAGTCAAAATTTGACACCCACTTCAGAAATCCTCTCAGCAGTGACATACAGGTTGAATCAAGAGCATCAACGTTGCACCTTATGCCTAAGACAGTGGAGAAAGCAAACTTCATGCTAGCACCAAGTGACTTTGTTGTACAAAATTCAGTAGCAAAGCAGCCAATAATAGAACAATTTGGAGAAGAGCAGGTTGGTGTTAACAAAGAAGAAATGACTGAGGAAGTGTCTACAGTAAATTATGATGATGAAGTTTCTGAAGCAAAACTTAAGCTGATTTTGAG GATTTggaagcgcctttctttaaaaaaaagaaaattgcgtGTGCAGAAACAGCTAGCAGCAAATGCTGCTTTGATGTCCTTATCATTGGGGCCTCCTATTTGGCACCCAGAAATA CAATCAAGATCTCCTGGTGATTTTAACATTGACCAGCTTATGAGCAAGAGACTTGAAATTCGAGAAAAGTCGTGGTCAAGGTTGAATGTTTCAGAAGTGGTAGCAGCTGAACTTAGTGGAAAAAATCCAGATAGTAAATGCCTTTGTTGGAAAATTCTTTTACTGGCTGAGCACAGTTCCTATGGTGAAAATTGGAGAAAGGAGTTCTCTGATTTGGCTGCAGTCCCCTGGCTGGTTTCTAAGCTTTTGCCTCCCACATATGATGACGACTATACTGCCGATTTGCCTTTTTCATCTCCCAATACGTCAATATGGAAAAAGTGGTTTCCAAGTGAATCTGGCAACGAGGAGATCTGTTGTTTGACAATAATTAAGAATGCCAAATTAGAGAACCAGAATGAGGAACTTGCTGGTGCAAGTGCAATTGTCTTTCTTGTGTCAGAATTAATCCCCTGGGAGTTGCAAAGACAATGGCTTCATAACGTTCTGATGGCTTTACCTTCTGGTACAAGCTTGCCTCTGTTAATCTTAAGTGGTTCATGCAGGGATACTTTAGACACTTCCTCAATAATCAAAGAGTTGAGGCTTCATGACATGGACCAATCTCGTATCAGTAACTTTTCTGTTGCTTATCTTAAAAGCCAACAAATGGGTCAGGTTGATGGATTTTTTAGTGATGAGCTGTTGAGGGAAGGGTTACAGTGGCTAGCAAGTGAATCACCCTCTCAACCTGTACTTCGCTGCATGAAAACACGTGAATTGGTACTCTCTCACTTGACTTCTTCATTAGAGGTTCTTGATGGCGTGGATGGTCGTGAAGTGGGCCCAAATGACTGTATTTCTGCTTTCAATGATGCCCTGGACCAAACTTTGAGGAAAGTAGCTGCTGCTGTTCATGCAAATCCTGCCTCTTGGCCCTGTCCTGAAATTTCTTTGCTGGAGGAGTCTGGTGTTGAGTACAAAGCAATTTTACAGTATTTGCCAAGCTTAGGGTGGAGCTCAGCTGCAAGAGTAGAACTGCTTATGCGTGCATTAAGTGATTCTAAGCTTCCGCCTTTTGAGGATCATATCTTTTGGTGGTGTACAAGTTCTAGTAACGGTAACAACATTGAGAACCAGAGGTCACAGCTGGAAAATTGCTTAATCAAGTATTTAAGTGAAACAAGTCATATGATGGGATTGCCATTGGCATCAAAGGAGGCAGGCATTATGCTACAAAAGTTTGCTCAACTCAAGCTGGATAGTTCAGCTTATTTTATTATACCAAACTGGGCTATGATTTTCCAGCGTGTGTTTCATTGGCGGTTAATGGATTTGTCCAATGATGCAATTTCTTCAGCATATATCTTGGTCCAAGATGACATTTCCCCGTTAACTTCTGGATTGCATGATAGAGCAGAAGGTAGTACGTCAGTGCCTTACTTGGTCCGTCCTTCTCTTGATGAAATGGTTGCCATTGGCTGTGATTCTTCAACCAAAGAAATGCGCGGTTTTGATCACGGAGCTTCGCGGCCGTGTTCAGCGGCGTGCTATTCAGATGGGCATGAAGTTCCGAAAATGACTATTAATGACAACAACATGGAGGATGATAGAGGGAATTTTGAGCAAATCGACACATCAATTGCGAAACGATATCATAAAGCCAATGATTTGAAGAATGGTAGCGGATCCGCTTTGGCTGCCAAGGCCACAGATGACGCAGACAAATTAAGTGAACTGTTGGACAAGTGCAATATACTGCAGAGCATGATACAAGAGAAGTTATCAATCTACTTCTAG